In Neoarius graeffei isolate fNeoGra1 chromosome 15, fNeoGra1.pri, whole genome shotgun sequence, a single genomic region encodes these proteins:
- the sass6 gene encoding spindle assembly abnormal protein 6 homolog — protein MTELLFNKTLQLYVKCKDCDDRRAVIRVSIELQLISNPIHRRDLVVRLTDDADLYFLYNLVISEEDFQSLKVQQNLLIDFTAFPQKFIDLLEQCLSEQSKENPRFLLQLSSPSSALNHGSANLNIVETNAFKHLTHLSLKLLPGSDVEIKKYLATCLAIVKEEKGQLQQKLKKTEEDLTRQLNYAQQTLSEKSRELDKLRSDWTSQTTSLSSKHTQDLTTEREKALEIQTRLQQQNEQLRRELEATHQRSTQQLQTRVSELETSNRELTEKKYKSDSTIRDLKAKLLGLEEESQRAKQQVASLRRENGTLDTECHEKERIVNQLQTRVAVLEQEIKDKDQLVLRTKEVLEATQQQKNSVEETAENKQLQIGKLESTVKSLSEELIKANGIIKKLQGDLKALVGKIKVKNTVTVSQEKVLQETTERLQREQRELQDTQHRLRFKEDEVSKLKEQLETTVKKLDESRELLQTNENVITWLNKQLNENQLSRKQDTVGVFETPQPSAGLRLAPASHMFDSKTFSSLGQPYPVTSTLNSKHSFPLSCVSTGPRSVLTLHNPNPGPKVHFNPMSVKASMPPVEGNGNSTAPQSSCNKENGEPLGLDSKYFERREESIPLRGLLPSMHLNKEITKPSSNMAGTKPTAPSAYFPR, from the exons GCGAGCAGTTATCCGAGTCAGTATTGAACTGCAGCTCATTTCTAACCCCATCCACAGAAGG GATCTAGTTGTGAGGCTGACTGATGATGCTGATCTCTACTTCCTGTATAACCTTGTCATATCGGAGGAAGATTTTCAAAG CCTAAAAGTCCAGCAAAATCTCCTGATAGACTTCACCGCTTTCCCTCAGAAGTTCATCGACCTGTTAGAGCAGTGCCTCTCCGAGCAGAGTAAAGAAAATCCAAG gttCTTGCTGCAGCTTTCCTCCCCGTCGTCTGCACTAAACCACGGCTCTGCTAATCTGAACATCGTGGAGACCAACGCCTTCAAACACCTCACACACCTGTCTCTAAAACTGCTCCCTGGTTCAGATGTGGAAATAAAGAAATATCTGGCTACCTGTTTGGCCATCGTGAAG GAGGAAAAGGGGCAACTCCAACAAAAACTAAAGAAGACTGAAGAGGATCTGACGAGGCAGCTAAATTATGCGCAGCAG acGTTGTCTGAGAAGAGCCGGGAGCTTGATAAACTGCGCTCTGACTGGACTTCACAAACGACGTCTCTGTCCAGCAAACACACGCAAGACCTCACAACAGAGCGTGAAAAAGCTCTGGAG ATCCAGACGAGGCTGCAGCAGCAGAATGAACAGCTGAGGCGCGAGCTGGAGGCGACCCATCAGCGCAGCACGCAACAGCTTCAAACCCGAGTCTCTGAACTGGAGACCTCCAACAGGGAGCTCACGGAGAAAAAGTACAAAAGCGACTCCACCATCCGAGACCTGAAGGCCAAGCTGCTCGGCCTTGAGGAG GAATCTCAGAGGGCGAAACAGCAAGTGGCATCTCTCCGGAGGGAAAACGGCACCCTCGATACAGAATGTCATGAAAAAGAGCGAATAGTTAATCAGCTGCAAACTCGAGTAGCCGTGCTGGAGCAGGAGATTAAAGACAAAGATCAGCTCGTACTCCGAACCAAAGAGGTGCTCGAGGCCACGCAGCAGCAAAAG AACTCTGTTGAAGAAACTGCTGAGAATAAACAGCTACAGATTGGAAAGTTGGAGTCAACGGTGAAATCTTTATCGGAGGAGCTCATAAAG GCAAACGGCATCATTAAGAAGCTCCAGGGCGATCTGAAGGCTCTGGTGGGGAAGATTAAGGTGAAGAACACTGTGACTGTGTCTCAGGAGAAGGTGCTGCAGGAGACGACGGAAAGACTGCAGAGGGAGCAGAGGGAGCTGCAGGACACGCAGCACAGGCTGAGGTTCAAAGAGGACGAG GTATCGAAGTTAAAGGAGCAGTTGGAGACCACAGTTAAAAAACTGGATGAGAGCAGAGAGCTGCTGCAAACTAATgaaaacg TGATAACGTGGTTGAATAAGCAGTTGAATGAAAACCAGCTGTCGAGGAAGCAGGACACTGTTGGTGTGTTTGAAACACCGCAGCCGAGTGCTGGACTGAGACTTGCACCTGCTTCTCACATG TTTGATAGTAAGACTTTCTCCTCCCTGGGCCAGCCATATCCTGTAACCTCTACGTTAAACTCCAAGCACTCATTCCCTCTGTCATGTGTGAGCACCGGGCCGCGTTCTGTCCTCACTTTACACAATCCCAATCCAGGACCAAAG GTCCACTTTAATCCGATGAGTGTCAAAGCCAGCATGCCTCCAGTGGAAGGGAACGGAAACTCCACAGCACCACAGTCATCCTGTAATAAGGAGAA CGGGGAGCCGCTCGGGTTGGACTCTAAATACTTTGAGAGACGAGAAGAGAGCATCCCTCTGCGTGGCCTTTTACCCAGCATGCACCTCAACAAAG AAATCACTAAACCCTCCTCAAACATGGCTGGTACAAAACCCACAGCTCCATCAGCGTATTTTCCCAGATGa